One genomic segment of Candidatus Berkiella aquae includes these proteins:
- the acpS gene encoding holo-ACP synthase: MNVYGIGTDMVQISRIRDLFEKYGERFTQRILSASEQIAFKQHNEAIAYLAKRFAGKEAVAKALGTGIGSHLAFTQISITNQANGKPVVSLLGEAKQYFHSMEVGEIMISLSDEKEYALAFVVALKQ, from the coding sequence ATGAACGTTTATGGCATTGGCACTGATATGGTGCAAATCAGTCGTATTAGAGATTTATTTGAGAAGTATGGTGAGCGGTTTACGCAGCGCATTTTATCTGCGTCTGAACAAATCGCTTTTAAACAACATAATGAAGCTATTGCTTATTTAGCAAAACGCTTTGCAGGTAAAGAGGCCGTTGCTAAAGCATTAGGGACAGGTATTGGTAGTCATTTGGCGTTTACCCAAATTAGCATTACCAATCAAGCCAACGGCAAGCCAGTGGTTTCGTTATTAGGAGAAGCTAAGCAATATTTTCATTCAATGGAAGTGGGTGAAATCATGATTAGCCTTTCTGATGAAAAAGAATATGCTTTGGCATTTGTTGTGGCACTAAAGCAATAA
- the rnc gene encoding ribonuclease III, whose translation MAERLDVLERSLHYSFNDKALLTRALTHKSANFQHNERLEFLGDSILNCVIADLLFSQFESATEGELTRARASLVNQNTLSQVAQEMSLGDYLRLGIGEQKSGGFRRDSILADALEAIVGAIYLDKGFLQAYETIQQWYEGRLAILKPDEQAKDPKTQLQEWLQANQKPLPRYSVVSVVGEPHAQEFTVVCEIAELSLLVEGQGTSRRIAEQQAARKILEKINAR comes from the coding sequence ATAGCAGAAAGACTCGATGTATTAGAGCGTTCGTTGCACTATTCTTTTAACGATAAAGCATTGTTGACCCGCGCTTTGACGCATAAGAGCGCAAATTTTCAGCATAATGAACGCTTAGAGTTTTTAGGGGATTCTATTTTAAATTGTGTTATTGCAGATTTGTTATTTTCACAGTTTGAAAGTGCCACAGAAGGCGAATTAACCAGAGCGCGTGCCAGTTTAGTCAATCAAAATACCTTGTCGCAGGTCGCTCAGGAAATGTCATTAGGTGATTACCTACGTTTAGGTATTGGTGAACAAAAAAGTGGCGGGTTTCGGCGAGATTCAATCTTAGCCGATGCCCTAGAAGCGATAGTTGGCGCCATTTACCTTGATAAAGGGTTTTTGCAAGCTTATGAAACCATTCAGCAATGGTATGAAGGACGGCTTGCAATTTTAAAACCGGATGAGCAAGCAAAAGATCCAAAAACACAATTGCAAGAGTGGCTACAAGCCAATCAAAAACCCTTACCTCGTTATAGCGTGGTATCGGTTGTTGGTGAACCTCATGCGCAAGAATTTACCGTGGTTTGTGAGATAGCGGAATTGTCTCTTTTAGTTGAAGGGCAAGGAACCAGTCGGCGTATAGCTGAGCAGCAGGCAGCCCGTAAAATATTGGAGAAAATCAATGCAAGATGA
- the era gene encoding GTPase Era, whose amino-acid sequence MQDETQLVDEIELVDEIELEDEMIFDSDTDEMMFEDLDASCEASAEDADAVYDTRCGFVAIVGRPNVGKSTLLNAILGQKVSITSYKPQTTRHQILGIKTTDKTQIVYVDTPGIHQGAHKALNRQMNKVAHQALLDVNAVIFVIEALKWTQEDEKVARVLQEHGAPLMIAINKIDLIKEKSQLLAFMQEIHEKLPKAEMIPLSAKKKQQIDTIVTWVDKHIPMSPFYFPEDQLFNHTERFHLSEIIREKLMRQLAQELPYSIDVQIEALEHQEKIIHIHGLIYAEREGQKPIIVGKQGAMLREIGTKARQEMERFYGKKVCLKLWVKIKEGWSDNKLALQEMGYVQS is encoded by the coding sequence ATGCAAGATGAAACTCAATTAGTAGATGAAATTGAATTAGTGGACGAAATTGAATTAGAAGATGAAATGATATTTGATTCGGATACCGATGAAATGATGTTCGAGGATTTGGACGCATCATGTGAAGCTTCTGCTGAAGATGCGGATGCAGTATATGATACTCGATGTGGTTTTGTTGCAATCGTTGGACGACCTAACGTGGGTAAGTCAACTTTGCTCAATGCTATTTTAGGGCAAAAAGTCAGCATCACCAGCTATAAACCACAAACCACGCGACATCAAATCTTAGGGATCAAAACAACGGATAAAACTCAAATTGTATACGTCGATACTCCAGGTATTCACCAAGGGGCGCATAAAGCACTCAATCGACAAATGAATAAAGTTGCCCATCAAGCACTGCTTGATGTAAATGCCGTTATTTTTGTGATTGAAGCCTTAAAGTGGACCCAGGAAGATGAAAAGGTCGCAAGGGTGTTACAAGAGCATGGTGCGCCCTTAATGATTGCGATTAATAAAATCGATTTGATCAAAGAAAAATCACAATTGTTAGCCTTCATGCAAGAAATTCATGAAAAATTACCCAAAGCAGAAATGATCCCCTTGTCAGCAAAGAAAAAGCAACAAATTGATACGATTGTAACCTGGGTTGATAAACACATTCCTATGAGTCCTTTTTACTTTCCAGAAGATCAGCTGTTTAATCACACGGAACGTTTTCATTTGTCAGAAATTATTCGTGAAAAATTAATGCGTCAATTAGCACAAGAGCTGCCTTATTCTATTGATGTGCAAATTGAAGCGCTTGAGCATCAAGAGAAAATTATTCATATTCATGGGCTCATCTATGCTGAGCGCGAAGGGCAAAAACCTATTATTGTGGGTAAGCAGGGCGCTATGTTACGTGAAATTGGTACCAAAGCTCGCCAAGAGATGGAACGATTCTATGGCAAAAAGGTCTGCTTAAAGTTGTGGGTTAAAATCAAAGAAGGTTGGTCCGATAACAAGCTGGCCTTGCAGGAAATGGGATACGTGCAATCCTGA
- a CDS encoding DUF4845 domain-containing protein, with amino-acid sequence MKSDSKKNKGISILGMLITIVIICFGVMLLIDVVPPYMQHSAIQEALKDIAKDANASQMSKAKLRDKLERRLQVESINYVHGDNLEVEKKEGKTYLSLKYERRIPVVANVDFVFKFNDQVVVE; translated from the coding sequence ATGAAGTCAGATAGCAAAAAAAATAAAGGAATTAGCATATTAGGCATGTTAATCACCATTGTGATTATTTGCTTTGGGGTGATGCTATTAATCGACGTGGTGCCTCCTTATATGCAACATTCGGCCATTCAAGAAGCATTAAAAGATATTGCTAAAGATGCCAATGCCTCACAAATGAGCAAGGCTAAACTCAGAGACAAGTTGGAACGTCGTCTGCAGGTAGAAAGCATCAATTATGTTCATGGTGATAATCTTGAAGTAGAAAAAAAAGAGGGGAAAACCTACTTATCGTTGAAATACGAAAGAAGGATTCCCGTTGTTGCGAATGTAGATTTTGTATTTAAATTTAATGATCAGGTAGTAGTTGAGTGA
- the pdxJ gene encoding pyridoxine 5'-phosphate synthase: MSNSLPIFLGVNVDHVATVRQARQAIYPDPVHCALIAEDHGADGITVHLREDKRHIQPRDVILLKQLVKTHLNFEMAATDEMVNFALEVLPDYCCIVPEKRNEVTTEGGLAVIENKEYLKKITAKLKERHIKVSYFIDADERQILASKEAGATIVELHTGPYAHTAKDTPERHAKLKQLQDAAAFAYSLGLQVNAGHGLHYHNVWDIAKIPEMTELNIGHAIVGHALVVGFAEAVAQMKKIMLQARGF; the protein is encoded by the coding sequence ATGTCAAATTCTCTTCCTATTTTTTTGGGCGTCAATGTCGATCATGTGGCGACAGTACGTCAAGCAAGACAAGCGATTTACCCTGATCCCGTTCATTGTGCACTGATTGCGGAAGATCATGGTGCCGATGGCATTACGGTACATTTAAGAGAAGATAAGCGTCATATTCAACCGCGTGATGTTATTTTATTGAAGCAATTAGTGAAAACACATCTCAATTTTGAAATGGCAGCAACCGATGAAATGGTTAATTTTGCTTTAGAGGTATTACCCGACTATTGTTGTATTGTGCCAGAAAAGCGCAATGAAGTGACTACCGAAGGTGGTTTGGCTGTCATAGAGAATAAAGAATACTTAAAAAAAATAACCGCGAAGTTAAAAGAACGTCATATAAAAGTATCTTATTTTATTGATGCGGATGAACGACAAATTTTAGCCTCAAAAGAAGCGGGCGCTACCATTGTTGAATTGCATACGGGACCCTATGCACATACGGCTAAAGATACCCCGGAACGTCATGCGAAGTTGAAACAACTACAAGATGCGGCAGCTTTCGCCTATAGCCTGGGTTTGCAGGTGAATGCAGGCCATGGTTTGCATTACCATAACGTATGGGATATCGCTAAGATCCCTGAGATGACAGAATTAAACATTGGTCATGCGATTGTTGGGCATGCCTTAGTGGTTGGGTTTGCAGAGGCTGTTGCACAAATGAAAAAGATTATGTTACAAGCGCGTGGTTTTTAA
- the recO gene encoding DNA repair protein RecO, giving the protein MIHSRPFRDSSAILDCLSAEHGLMSVVAKGVKKPRSRWHSYVQPFMLLQMGWIGKSELKTLTQVEAQTLYPKLTGPNIKLGLYINELLVRLCAEMDPHPQLFQIYDATLTKIAASDDAVVQEMSLREFEYQLLAELGYGFDLEKEIMPELLYGFEPGVGVVEAKILRGPEQVVVSGASILALQQQQFSTAAQLLEAKKLMRSILSYYLGNKPLQSRKLFYTQRTSKSTNDLSS; this is encoded by the coding sequence ATCATCCATAGTCGTCCTTTTCGGGATTCAAGCGCTATTTTAGATTGCTTAAGCGCAGAGCATGGTTTGATGTCTGTTGTTGCCAAGGGGGTGAAAAAGCCTCGCTCCCGTTGGCACAGCTATGTTCAGCCTTTTATGCTGTTGCAAATGGGTTGGATAGGGAAAAGCGAATTAAAAACGCTGACGCAAGTAGAAGCGCAAACGCTTTATCCCAAATTAACAGGCCCCAACATTAAATTAGGTCTGTATATCAATGAATTGTTAGTGCGTCTGTGTGCCGAAATGGATCCCCATCCGCAATTATTTCAAATTTATGATGCAACATTAACTAAAATAGCGGCAAGTGACGATGCTGTGGTTCAAGAAATGAGTTTGCGTGAATTTGAATATCAATTACTAGCGGAATTAGGTTATGGTTTTGACCTGGAAAAAGAGATCATGCCAGAGCTACTTTATGGGTTTGAACCTGGTGTTGGAGTGGTTGAAGCTAAAATCTTGCGTGGTCCAGAACAAGTGGTTGTCTCTGGTGCTAGCATTTTGGCGTTACAGCAACAACAATTTTCTACCGCCGCACAATTATTAGAAGCTAAGAAATTAATGCGTAGCATTTTAAGCTACTATTTGGGCAATAAGCCGCTGCAAAGTCGAAAATTATTCTATACGCAACGCACGTCAAAAAGTACAAACGACCTATCATCGTAA
- the lepB gene encoding signal peptidase I: MPLYMDFSAMLTIATFIAGVIWAIDAFCFKKKRLQKNNEAQDTHEPKLVEYARSFFPILLIVLILRSFIVEPFRIPSGSMKPTLLEGDFILVNKFCYGLRLPITGTKFVKMGEPKRGDILVFRYPKDTSIDFIKRVVGVPGDKIAYKDKTLYLNGEPVAQDFKGKVVDIDVHGYTREVKHFNEKLPNKPHDIYVMPGDGKVLEEVTVPEGKYFVMGDNRDNSEDSRVWGFVPEDLILGKAFFLWLSWDSNAKDIRWSRMGHEVR; the protein is encoded by the coding sequence ATGCCGCTGTATATGGATTTTTCAGCCATGTTAACCATCGCAACCTTCATTGCTGGGGTGATATGGGCGATAGATGCTTTTTGTTTCAAGAAGAAGCGGTTACAAAAAAACAATGAAGCGCAGGATACCCATGAACCTAAATTAGTGGAGTATGCTCGTTCATTTTTCCCCATTTTGCTGATTGTGCTTATTTTGCGTTCTTTTATTGTCGAACCTTTTCGGATCCCCTCTGGTTCAATGAAACCCACTTTATTAGAGGGTGACTTTATTTTGGTTAATAAATTTTGCTATGGCTTACGTTTACCGATAACAGGCACCAAATTTGTTAAAATGGGAGAACCCAAGCGGGGAGATATTTTAGTCTTTCGTTATCCTAAAGACACATCGATTGATTTTATAAAACGGGTGGTTGGGGTTCCTGGAGATAAAATAGCTTATAAAGATAAAACGCTTTATTTAAACGGCGAGCCGGTTGCCCAAGATTTCAAAGGGAAAGTCGTTGATATCGATGTTCATGGGTATACGCGTGAAGTAAAGCACTTTAATGAGAAATTACCCAATAAGCCGCATGATATTTATGTGATGCCAGGTGATGGAAAGGTATTGGAAGAAGTGACGGTGCCTGAGGGCAAATATTTCGTGATGGGTGATAATCGCGATAACAGTGAAGATAGCCGGGTATGGGGTTTTGTACCTGAAGATCTCATCTTAGGGAAAGCCTTCTTCTTGTGGTTAAGTTGGGACTCAAATGCCAAGGATATACGTTGGTCAAGGATGGGACATGAAGTCAGATAG